Proteins from one Ranitomeya variabilis isolate aRanVar5 chromosome 1, aRanVar5.hap1, whole genome shotgun sequence genomic window:
- the LOC143766782 gene encoding uncharacterized protein LOC143766782, which translates to MSSPVSSSDEEFQPRQSEVDHVSESTSTEGQRGTEQRSQGPGGRRQRVSQRDDDRIDNDLLISLVQERVPLWDSRDKQHAVNTVLRRLWSEVAQALWDGWENSTPRVRNAFVEKVRTRWRSMKDRFNCDLRAEKSVASGSGARHRLYKYHRVLAFLRPVLLMRTTHCTTVATGAGAVLQPEATDPSQPSSSAAPGGSSTLTGDQGAGPSGLPLSQSSFAAPILAGSSRQRQRASDRSLMPEFLHLSSVLHDAIKALGDRMDVNHNLLNCRIQDVAKSVDQLKADLNKPAHHFFNQILEGMSEHLSPDLQLSVMQACNVAFVQAMQQSQSRNVAAYPTVPSLSQVNTIPTSAAYHCTATSIPSTGVLHYSANTMTSAVGHPTATTVTTAAPAWTSSADTTRTQDPGMAYRAGTLPMQQDPSMQYRTGPPQMQQDRGLAYRTGPTPMQQDRGVAYRTGPTPMQQDRGVAFLAGHPPMQQDPSMAYRTGPPMMQHDQAIPFQAGPTLMQQDTSMALCSPPPAMQQDTVMGFVSPPPTRHQDPGRVFVSPPPTRHQDPGVSLSFPPLDSDIAERSTMETDCVEPGPDVSPAHTLQHSPRRLPPTRKTQRKTGKTHKKQKTLIIPPPSPTDVSQHSSVSQAPHVLSPIPELPDPSSFLAHSPATSASSMVSQASVLNTPQLRYSTPSRRGSTRRGTKK; encoded by the exons atgtcttctccggtttcctcgtctgatgaggagttccagccacgtcaatcagaagtggatcacgtgagcgag agcacttcaacagagggacagagaggtactgagcagcggagtcaaggtccaggtggaagacggcagcgg gtttcacaacgggacgacgaccggattgataatgacctgctgatcagtctggtccaggagcgagtcccgttgtgggacagccgggataaacagcacgccgtcaatactgttctccgtcgtttgtggagtgaggtggcccaagcgttgtgggatggctgggagaattccacgccacgggtccgtaatgcatttg tggaaaaagtaaggacacgttggcgttccatgaaggaccgcttcaactgtgacctacgtgcagagaagagtgtagctagtggttccggagcaaggcaccggctctacaaataccaccgtgtgttggccttcctgagaccggtccttctcatgagaac cacacactgcacgactgtcgccacaggtgctggagcggtccttcagccggaagccacggacccgtcccagccatccagcagcgcagcaccaggtgggtcttccacactcactggagaccagggggctggcccatcaggtcttcccctttcgcagtcctctttcgctgcacccattttggcgggctcatcccggcagcgacagagggcttcggataggtccctcatgcccgagtttttacacttgagctcggttttacatgatgctatcaaggctttaggtgacagaatggatgtgaaccataatctcttaaattgccgcatccaggatgtcgccaaaagcgttgatcaattgaaagccgacctcaataagccagctcatcattttttcaatcaaatcctagagggcatgtcggaacaccttagccctgatctccagctgagtgtgatgcaggcctgcaatgttgcttttgtgcaggctatgcagcagagtcagagtcgtaatgtggcggcctatccaactgtgccgtcactgtcacaagtaaacactattcctacctctgctgcataccactgcacggccacctctattccctctacaggtgtactccactacagcgccaacacgatgacgagtgctgttggacatcccaccgccaccaccgtgacgaccgctgctccggcttggacctcctccgctgacaccacgaggacgcaggaccctggcatggcttatcgggccggcaccctcccgatgcagcaggacccatccatgcaatatcggaccggcccaccccagatgcagcaggaccgaggcctggcataccggaccggacccaccccgatgcagcaggaccgaggcgttgcataccggaccggacccaccccgatgcagcaggaccgaggcgttgctttcctggcaggacaccccccgatgcagcaggacccatccatggcgtatcgcaccgggccccccatgatgcagcacgaccaagccatacctttccaggcaggacccaccctgatgcagcaggacacatccatggctttatgttcccccccaccagcaatgcagcaggacactgttatgggatttgtttccccccccccaacgaggcaccaggatcctggaagggtttttgtttccccccccccaacgaggcaccaggacccaggcgtgagtttatctttccccccattggactcagacattgccgagcgctccacaatggagactgactgtgtggagccgggtcctgacgtgtctcccgcccacactttacaacatagcccaagaagacttcccccaacccggaaaacccaacgtaaaactggcaaaacgcataaaaaacaaaaaactttgattattcctcccccatcacctaccgatgtgtctcaacattccagtgtgtctcaagcccctcatgttttaagccccatccccgaacttccagacccttcaagttttcttgcccattctcctgccacctctgcctcctccatggtgagccaggcttcagttctgaataccccccagttacgttactcaaccccaagccggcgtggttcaacccggcgcggtaccaaaaaataa